Part of the Paenibacillus guangzhouensis genome is shown below.
TTCCGTTAAGCGACATCAAAGAACATCAAGGATTACATTTTCACCATACCTTAGAAGGAACAGCTTTACTCGACTAAGCCAGTTCTCTCCACACTTTCGATAAAATAACGCTGTGCGAACAGATAGATCAACACGGGTGGCAGGATCGTCAAGAAGCTGGCCCCCATCTTAATCGGCTCTGCCACATATTCCGGGAAGCCGCCATTCTGAATGAATTGTCCTAAAGCCGTGTCAATGAACGTCATCTTCATCGCCAGCGGCATATCGCCCGTCGGACTGAGGAACATGCGCGGATAATAGGTATCATTCCACGTCCAGACGAAGGAGAATAGGAAGACGACCAGAATCGCAGGCCTAGCAAGCGGGAACATCACGCGGAAGTAGAACTTCAGCGCCGTGGCCCCGTCGATTCGTGCTGCCTCTTCCAGCGACTTCGAATGGGTCATGAAGAACTGCCTGAAGATGACGACGAACAAAGCTCCTTTGACCCCGAATCCGAAGATCGACGGCAGGATCAATGTGACCAGATGACCGTTCAGTCCCAATTTGGTATAGAACATAATGGTCGGCAGGATAATGACCTGCGGCGGAATGATGAACGCAAGCATCAGGAGGAAGAAAATCGTCCGTTTGAACGGTACATCCAATCGCGCCAGCGCATAGCCCGCCAACCCACAGGATATACAATGCAGTACCGCGACGCTCACAGCGATGAACAAGCTGATCATGAGCGAATTCTCGTAGTTCAGCAGCTTCCACGCCTCGGCCACATGGCCTAGATAGATGGAGGATGGTACCCATGTCACCGTCGGATCTACGAGATCTTTGACATTCATAACCATCTTCACGAGCATCTTCAGCATCGGATTCATGTAAATATACGAAGTAATAATTAGGACCGCATACAAGATCAGCTTAAACACAAGCCCTTGGTTAATTTCCTTTCCAAGCACCACATTCCGCATTTGCCTGACTCGGCGCTTCGTTAGAAATCGGCGGCCCTTCACGTCAGATAATATCGTCCGCATCTGCGTGTCCCCTCCCCTCTAGGCGTATGTTTTGGCATGTCTACGATTCATGAACGAATAGATCAAGATCACAAGCCCTAGAAAAATGATAATAATGAAGAAGTAAATCCAAGCCAGTGCACTGTTAAACCCGTAATTTCCTGTGTTCACCAGTTCAATGACCGGATTGGATGGGAAGGTGAACATATCAACGACAGTGTAGATTAAGTTAAGCAGAATGAATGGCGACATTGCCGGAAGCGTAATTTTCCAGAAGACTTCCCATGGGGTGGCCCCGTCAATTCGCGCCGATTCATACGCCGAAGTGGAGATGGTCTGCAGCCCGGCGAGGAAGATTAGAATCTGTACCCCGGAGTACCATAATACAAGCACGAAGTGATTCAGAACTTCCTTAACCGGCTTCGCCCAAGAGCTGTCTCCGAGAAATGTATCCAGATAACCGCCTAGCTCGAATCGCTCCAAGAACCCGAGATTTCCTTCCCCCTGATTAATAAACTGCAGGAGCACGGCCCCCGTCGAGAAGATAACTGGCAGGAAGAAGATGGCGCGGAACAAGAATCGCCCATACAGCTTCTGGTTCAATAGAATCGAGATCATCAAGGCAAAAATAACGATCACCGGCACCATCAGAACGACTTCTTGAAAATACGGAATCAACTTATCATAGAGCGCTGAGCTGTTCAGAATGATCTCCCGGTAGAACTTCAGCCCGACGAAATCATATGCCACCTTATTCGGTAGTATCTTCACGGTATGAAAGCTCATGTAGAGTGAAAAAAGGAGCGGAAACCCTAAGAAGGCGATAAAGCCGAACACCCACGGCGCTATGAATAGCGACCCTTCAAGCTTCCGCAAGGAACGAGCGGTAAGCATGCGTTTGCGACGCATAAGATCACGCACCTCCCTCTACCACAATAAAGTCTCTCGCTTTCACGACATGCTTCAAATCGACGTTATAAGGCGCCTCGTTGTAATTCACAATAATGCGTTTGCCTGTAGCGTAAGTCGTCTCGAACACGTCCTGTGCGAGCTGACGATGATTGGTTATGAATTCGCCCTGGACATTCCCTAGCGCTTCACTGTACCGCTGATATTGCGATACGATCTCTTGGATCCAATCTTTATAATACGTGCTATAGAACCGATCCAAATGCGTGGACTTGAGCAGTTCCTGTGGT
Proteins encoded:
- a CDS encoding carbohydrate ABC transporter permease: MRTILSDVKGRRFLTKRRVRQMRNVVLGKEINQGLVFKLILYAVLIITSYIYMNPMLKMLVKMVMNVKDLVDPTVTWVPSSIYLGHVAEAWKLLNYENSLMISLFIAVSVAVLHCISCGLAGYALARLDVPFKRTIFFLLMLAFIIPPQVIILPTIMFYTKLGLNGHLVTLILPSIFGFGVKGALFVVIFRQFFMTHSKSLEEAARIDGATALKFYFRVMFPLARPAILVVFLFSFVWTWNDTYYPRMFLSPTGDMPLAMKMTFIDTALGQFIQNGGFPEYVAEPIKMGASFLTILPPVLIYLFAQRYFIESVERTGLVE
- a CDS encoding carbohydrate ABC transporter permease; translation: MRRKRMLTARSLRKLEGSLFIAPWVFGFIAFLGFPLLFSLYMSFHTVKILPNKVAYDFVGLKFYREIILNSSALYDKLIPYFQEVVLMVPVIVIFALMISILLNQKLYGRFLFRAIFFLPVIFSTGAVLLQFINQGEGNLGFLERFELGGYLDTFLGDSSWAKPVKEVLNHFVLVLWYSGVQILIFLAGLQTISTSAYESARIDGATPWEVFWKITLPAMSPFILLNLIYTVVDMFTFPSNPVIELVNTGNYGFNSALAWIYFFIIIIFLGLVILIYSFMNRRHAKTYA